The region ttggtaattaccaatgctgttaatttagggcaggtgtggcataaaccttactttgttagggttagggtggtctgataaatttgttaagcactgaatATGACAATAAAGCTAGATATTCAAGTCTCGCTTTATGGTTGTCCGGGGGGTTTTAGTGGGAAAGCGCccataataaatacatttctataATAACGACGTATTTCTGTTTCTCTTGTAACACCCCTAACCTGTAGGGGGCGGTAGTGGTATAGGTGCTGCATTAAGACGACAATAGTGGCGTTCGCTAAAGTGCGTCGGTAGTCCAACGTTGGCGCCAGATGAGCTGTGGCGccagcaacacacacacagaccgagagagaggaagacacaCACAGCGGTTTGCTAAGGCTCACAACAGCTTGCAAAGCCCTTCTCAATCCAGAGTTTGAAGCAGATAAACgattcttttttccctcttaatTCTGCAATCAAAAGTCGAGGAGACAAAGGTGGGTGTGCGTGCATGCTGGATTTTATACATTAATAGCCGGTGTGATCCTTTCCCCCTCCGCGTAAATGTAACTTTAATGAGTAGTAGTAGCAGCAAAAAGCCCAGTTTAGGTCTGGTTAACAGTATACGATCTTGGTTGGCGTTGATGATCTGTAATGAGCACATTTTGGGGACTACTATGCATTTCCAGTTCTGATGGCACGAActttgtcatggaaaaataCAGGCCCGGACTCGCACTGGTTTCAGCATTGTGTTCTGTTGAAAATCTAACCAGCACACAACATTACTGCCTTTGGAGCTATTTTTGCTCTGGATCACATCCAGGTTATTTTTGAGGCATAATCGTAAGGGAACTGCCCATCCACCTTTCTTGAATCTTCGTCCAGTTTAAGACTGACTTAACATGGTCGGATGGGCGGTTTAGCAAAGCTTCCGCTCCGATGTTTAACAATCTCACAGGCGACTACTAAAGTAGGGAGCTGACTTTAGCTGTGCTAGCCATCTGGATTAGCTTGCTCTTTAGCTTGGCATCGTGGCTATGTAGCCAGCACGCTAATTTTGTCTCGGCTGGATAGCTGCTAACATCAGCAAGGCCGCCATTGAGGTGTTGTGTGCGGCTGTCGGGTGCTGCCGCAGTAAAGGAGGGCTGCAGGTTTGTAGCCAAGATTTCGTCGTACTATCGCAGGTAGCGAGTGATACACCTATTGTACAATATTCTTCCTGGTTTTTGTGTTTGGATTGGGTTGGTGGTCTGATTATTGACTGAGGTGGAGCCCCTTGTAAGTAAGAGTCGTCATTTCCCGGGCTTTTCACGCAGCATTCATCGCCTTCACGGTTAGCCATCTTTGTTTCAGCTAGCCAACTCCTGATTGGACTTACGGTGTGGCTCTTAGCTTGCTAACCGCCATATCATTTGCTCACATCGACGTATTTGGTGGTATTACCGACTAATCGTGGTTCTGTGACGGTCTTAAATATGTCTAACGCGTTTACGACGTAGTTGTGTGCTTTCAGGCCCACTCATTTTTCGCTTAAACCATTTCTATAGGTTGAAAAGGGCGGAGGCTAACttggctaacgttagctagcGGCAGCCATCTTAGGCGAGCATGTAATCTTGGCTAGCTGGAAGTGCTGGTGTGGCAGAACAAGATGGCCTGTTATTAGTCGCACAAGGAGAATTTCCGCGTCGGTAGTGAAGGCAGAAATACAGCCAAATCGCATATATCGTTTAGAAATCTCCATGTAagtattttgttgttgtttcattAGTAGTTCTCGTACTCTCGACATGCTTTGCTACGAAGCTAGTTAGCGAGCTAAATCACGAACATATTAGCAGCTAACACAATGCTGTTTTGTCGTTAACCAGTCCCCCCTCGACCATAGCCAGCTAACTAGCGGCTATGGAGGCTATTTGTAGCTGTAATTGGAGGCTAGCAACCAACAGTTCAGTGTTTAGTAACAAATTCTGGCCCTTAGAAAGTTTGTTTCACCCTCTAGGttgtattttgtgttaaaaactgCGAACTACGCAGTTGCACGATGTAGGCCCGTAGGCTTTGCCTTGCGGATTAATGTAGAATAGGCAGCATGACATGATGTTGTGGTCCACTTTGATATTATCAAATATGCTAGCCACTGGGGTTAAGCTCTTCTGGAGTGCTAACTTAGCAAGCAAATTGATCATTTAGCGTGCCTAGTACGGTGTCAGACATGCTTTGATTGGAGGTGATGCGTgagtttatttaaatatattttattacttAGCCTGATCATATGTCAGTCTGCAGGCTTTTCATTTCCAAGAGTTACCGTGGAATAAAATCATTCTCAAATAAAATTTctatcaataataataacacaattGTGAAACCTCTGCTAGGGCCACAGCAACCAAAAACGGAGTCCAGGGCACCAGAGTTTTGGAAATGTATTGTTTGTGGGCACCAAAACTGTAAGCAATATCCAGCATAAATGTTATTAAGATTTGGCATTTTTGCACCTGTGTCCTTGTTTTGTTATACAGTCTGTACGATTTGGAAGGAATGTGGAATTGTCTCAATAATAGACAATGTTAGGATTTGCATTTATGATATAATACACAAATGGTATCATACGTCTACTAGTTCAATTATCAAGGAAATGTAGACATTGTAAAGTTTTTTTCTCGACTCATAACAGATTTAGCATTACATACACATGAACCTGAGAATTATTACAGAgctactttcaaaataacttgATTGTTTCTTAAGAATACAACTTTTACGTTATTTTTACAACATGGCATCATTATAAACTTTTAAACCTCTCTGCCAATGTGTTTATAAACTTTTGAAGTACTACCTAATACTAAAACTGATTGTAGattttaatgcagttttttgATAGCACAGCCTTACTTTTTGAGATTGAGATTTTATTAGGCTAATTGTGCAgtactattttttttctgctacattgcacaaaatctttaaataaGGAAGGTCTTTTACTCAACAGTTTCAATTGCTGTATTATATAAATGCATAACGTAACTTTAATAAGCATAAAACTATGCAGAGTCAAATGAAGAAATCAGAAAAGATAGTCAAGTGGTAACCAGCTCACCTATCACACTGGTAATCATCTGTTGTGTTAAAATATTCCACATTTTCTGATCTGTTTTGGCATCAGtcaatattttgttttgctGAAGTTTTGCTGGACCTTTTCCTATGGCGTTTAGGCGCCAATCTTATTTTTCAGCTTTCCTCTCATAGCCAGTTGCTTTAAATATGATCTCTCTGTGCTAATAATATCTAATAGGCCATATttgaaaattattattattgttgtagATATCAATGTGGTTTCGACTCGAAAGTCAAGATAATGAAATTTTGAGGATGaacaattaaaatacatttctcaaGAAACCTTTAAAGTTCAATGAATGAAGATGAATAAAGAATACGGAAATCTGCAGACGTAGGTCTGAGTTCAGCCTAAAACATTACTAATTCATTTCCCTGTAGTATCTTTATTTGCAGTTGATACTGGTATCTAGGCAGATCCTTACAGTGAAAGTATCAGTTGTaattatcagcagaaatttaCACATCTGCCGATGCAGATATCTCATTGTGAAACCTTTTTAATAGCAGAATAAGGATGTTTCTCCACCAATATTTAAGCTTAAACCTTCAAATGgacaaaactttatttatgcaCAGATATAATCACAGCAGCTTGGTATCATTATCAGTATTGTCAAGACAGTCTTTTGTTGTTTGAGTTTCAGATGTCTTATCTGCAGGGTATCTGCTCATTTTCATGAACTTCCCTTATCCTGACAAACCGTACTTTTGAGTTAAAACTGCTTAACACGCTTAAGTAATTCAagttttctcatctttttttctttttacagggTTTGCTAACTAACAACAGCGCTGCCctcaacaaaaaaacacctttatACCCCCGATTCCTACTTGAGTTATCGTCCGGCAAGAAAACGGAGGTCGCAGGGCTGGAGTGTGTTCTCATGGCCGAGTCAGAGACTGAATGTGACACACCCGGCCTTGACACACTTGGGTCGGAGTGTGTCATAGCCCACAGCCATGTCGACCTTCATTATGGAGCAGAAACAGAGATCATGACAGAGGAAAAGCGTGGATTAGAGCTGGAGATCCACGGTTCAGACTTAAAGATCCAGGGACTGGGAGAAGGGCTCGGAGCTGTAGCCTGTGTGGATGCAATTGTAGCTGAGACGGACCATGATTACATTAAGGTGGAACATGGTGAGATGCACTGTTTCACAGGAGCAGAAATCAAGACGTCAGGAAGTGAGGCCCTGTTGGGTGAGGTGCTGCTCAAAACAGAGAGTGAGCATGTAGTGAAAGTGGAGTCGGATCATGGTGGAGAGCTAACAGTGGAGTCTGAGAATGGAGTGATCATACATGAAGCCCATGGTCTACAGTGCAATGAGTGTGGGGAGATTTTCGGCAGCATAGCTGATCTTCATCAGCACTTCGAGATCCATAAAGACCTGAACCCTTACATATGTGTCCACTGTGGTGAAAGCTTTGCTGTGGAGGCCAGTCTCAAGCAGCACATGAAGATTCATATGAAAGAAAAGCCCTATGTTCCCCCTGGAGTTGAAATTATGGGCAAAGATGTTATTGATGCCTTCAGCCTCAAGTCTCATCAGATGATTCATTTACCAGACAAGCCCCACAGATGCTCAGAGTGTGGTAAGAGCTTTGCAGCTGCAATCACCCTGAGAGAACACATGAAGATGCATTCAGAGGATAAACCCTACAAGTGCACCCAGTGTAGGAAGAGCTTTGTCCGCAGGAGGCATCTGAAAAAACACCAGGAGGTCCATGCGCGTGAGAAGCCATATACATGCGGCCAGTGCGGCAAAGGCTTTGCTACAACGTCCAACCTGAAGCAGCACCAGAAAACCCACGCTGCTGTTGTGCTGGGTGACAAACCCCACCGATGCGCGCAATGTGGAAAGTGTTTTGCTGCCGCTGCCACTCTGAGAGAGCACCAGAGGATCCACTCGGGTGAGAAGCCATACAAATGCAATATGTGCAGGAAGAGCTTTGTCCGCAAGCGCCATCTGAAGAAGCACCAGCAGGTCCATGCCGGTGGGAAGCCCTACACATGCAGACATTGCAACAAGGGCTTCAATcattcatcctctctctctcgccaCCACAAGACTCACCTGCAGAATCCAGTGTTCTCTCCTCCTCAGCCTGGGAAAACCCTGACCTATGGCACTCCCCCGAAGCAGAGGGTGCACCAGCAGGGAGACAAGCCCTACATGTGCCATCACTGTGACAAGGGCTTCAATCATTCCTCTTCCCTGTCCCGGCACCAAAGAGTCCACTCAGAGGGAAAGAGCTACACCTGCGCTCACTGTGGCAAAAGATTCAATCACTCCTCCTCCTTGGCCCGGCATCAGAGAGTCCACTTGgagaacaaacaacagcagcagcaaccaCAACCCCCACAGCCGCCACCGCAGCAGTACACCACCATTCCTACACCGAAGGGATTCCCCAACAACGCCTTCCCAAAACAGCGCATCCTGTCGGTGGAAAAACCTTACAGGTGCTCCCAGTGTGGAAAAGGCTTTAACCATTCGTCCTCCCTCTCTAGACATCACAGGATCCATGTAGATCAGTGAGCTTTTCCCACCCTCACACAAGCATCCACGCTCCCACACCCGCTTTCTGTTCTGCCAGTGGTCCCATCTTCTATATAAAAACAACAGTTCAACTTCTATGGACATAAAATGGTCAGGTCAGCACATTACTACGTTTAAGTGGAGCAGCTGAGAATATATGGACAGAAATACTCTTTAATAGGACTGTATGACCTGTAACCCAGAGCTGAACCCGGGACTCTGCTCAGTATAAAGAGGATGATGACAATAAATTGTAAAGGAGCCTCTGTTCTTGTTTGTGATTGTGCTTCTCTCGCTCCAGGACCTCTTgaacacttttaaagaaaaaaaaaaaggttatttgaAGATTGCCATGATAATATTGTTACCTGGGGAAAATTTGCTTCACCCTCTGGTTAGTCATTTTGATAGAAGAATCCAGTTAATGTACCTTCAGGTGGGCACATGCGCTTTTCAGCTGCAACTTTATTCAATTCTACCAACACATAACGGTgaacaaaaactgttttctgAATTGAAAGATTTCTTTTTCACCCACATAACCCATGTGAAGCAAACATTATAAATCCCATGTAAATAcgtattgatttttcttttatatatatgtataggTGAATAGTGTGCTGTTCcaaaagattacatttttgatAGTAAGATACACTTTGtctccaccttttttttccttttatgactttaaattgttttaagtGTTGGAGATAAACAGGTTGCAGGTGTTTTCATGCCGCTTGTTATTGAATTTGGGCTTCATCAGAGAAGAGCCATCTTGTATatttataaagttgttttcttctatGTCTATGATGGGTTAGCAATGCTGCAAAGACTGTACAGAGAGCAATACTGGCTGACTCCCTGGTTCTTTTATGACATGCAGTTAGCCATAAGGTAATGcagaatagaaaataaaatctacTGGGTAGCATATTAAAACATGACCTgtgtcttgatttttttttacagtgctttTTTCCTTTGGTACCCCAAATGTACAATAAATGCACACTCATACTTTAATCCCTTTGGAGACTAATTCAATTACCAGTGTGTTGAATAATGGTAACTCTACTCATGTTGATCTGCATCTGACCACAATTTGATCTAGAGAGAATAAGGTTGTGTATACTAAAAGACTACAGAGATAATCTCACTTTTACAAGATTTTTTCTGAATTCCAATGGATTGCGCTCTATTTACTGTTATGTGTAAAATATCTTTTACaaactgatgtatttttttagatATGGCTTGGGTTATATGAAAGGGAATGAGAGATACAGTTTTTATGGGAGTGAACATGGTGAGcaatattttctttcattttatttggaTAACAATTGTGCTTCAAACTGTAGCATAGTTTTCTTCCTTGTGTTAGATAGGTGCCTTATTGCATGCTATGTAGAAATGTATGCTGAGCTgttgtttgagaaaaaaagttagggtttatttttttccaggaGTATTTTGTTCTTATTCATACTAACTTACCctacattttaatttgatgtcACTGATACatattgctttttttcttttgtgtataTTACCATGCGTTTACACTGTTACGACCatattgtctttattttctttccccTTCATTTTTGTCAATGGCCTCATTGTAGAAAGAAATTGTAAATGATCCATATAGGCTTCTCTTGAGGGCAAATCCTGTAACACCTCTTCCCAATTTCTGAGTGGCACATATATGGATAAATAAAGGTTGTTGACTCTCCTCTGGTGTTTTAATCACTTGGGTGtctaagaaaaaaattatattaaGCCTCTCTGCTCAATGATAGCTTGTTTGTCCTGTTCTATTAAGTGGGTCTATTTAGAGCTATTGATCAACGGTGACAGAAGGCTACACACTGATGCTTTTTCACATTAGATTTACAAGTGACTTCCATGATGTAACTTGCATAATGCAGTGTGATGCtatgtttgtcattttttctcaATCAACACTAAGTATCCCATAATGTTAAAGTTAATCTTTTTCTTTACAGaggtatgaaaaataaaaacctgaagtATAACATTGATGTaagcattcagaccctttgcaacactTTGAATTTGGCTCGGGTTCCTAACATTCTCTTGATTGTTGCCGAGATGTTTCAACACCTTAGTTTGAAGGCTTGGCTTTTATGTGGATGTTTGTGCGACTCTCAATCAGGCATTCAAGTGTTTTGCTCTAAGGAGAGGCTaacatctagccactctgccataaaaccCAGATCCCTGGAGGGCTGCagtgttgtcttttttaaactttgtcccatctctacataagatctctggagctctggttcttggtcacctctcacTAAGACCCTTCTCCCCTAATTTCCCAAATTGGCTGGATGACCATCTTTTGGAAGTCCTGGTTGTGCCCTACTTCTTCCAGCTGacaattatggaggccactatGCTCTTTGGCACCTGCAGCGCTACAAGGTCTTGCTAATATCCAGCCATCAGCTAGAATTATCCTgactgagctctgcaggcagttccttttatctcatggcttggtttttgctctgatatgcattaattaattcattttcCCACAATTGGAGACACTTCTCAGCAACAATGAAGAGTAATaggaggcacctgagctaaattaaaagtgttttagCAAAGTATGAATACTTTTGAACATGATatttaaattttcatatttaataaatttgcacaaaaaactttcacttttttattatgGAGAATAGAGTGTAGATTGagataaatgaaatgaaattactGTAAcaccaggctgcaacataagagggaaaaaagtgaagggggtctgaatgctttTTGAGGTCACTGTACATGCAGGGTTGGAAAGGATGCTGTAAGCTTTGCAAATAACCCAATTTCAATGTAATTCagggttaaaaagtgttcaGATTTTTCATTAACATCTTTGAAACTGAAATATCTGAACAAGGGCTTGCTGCACAGAGAAACAGCCGACAACCCAAGTAAACTTTAAGTATCTGTCATGGTTTTTGTGGgtcatctatttatttatttcaaacaatACCTTCCAAAGCTGGGAGGTGCTTGAAAACCTTGAAGGTTTATGAACCTAACTCTGATAATTGCACCTCCCTATATTGTCCACATGGTGCCACTCTTTCCAACCTTTAAAGCTTGACAGCAGTTAAATTAATCCAACAGAGTAACTCCATGTAGCGTCTCTTGCGCCCCTCAATGATTTACATTACTTTAACAGGACTCATCCTTTTTTCCAGCTACATGATTTGAGTTAAATGTCCCCAAACCGAGCCATCTTGGAGCAGTCAGACCAGCTGAGTAAGTTTTGTAATGTGATCTCTGTTGAGGAAACGCTCCTGGGAAATGTATGGTGTAAAAAATTCAATTACAGGAAACTACCCACCCTGGTTTACTTTCCCTCACGGCTGGAGGTCAGGCTTTGATTGCCTGCTGAGGTAATGCACACTGTCACTGTAACCTTTGAGAATAATTGGAGGCTTATCTGCCTCTGAGGTCCAGAGTGATGTCTGGTTTACatcactgatatttacacttgAGATAAAACCCTTGTACAGAGATCTCCCTCTAactgacagaaagaaagaaacaagacTGGATTTCCTTAAAGATATGAACTTTCACTAGGATTTAGCAGTTGGCTAAGTTTTAACCTTGAATTACattgtaaattaaaaataaaacactagaTATAAGACAACAGTACAGGAAAATCTGTGATACTTATTTGGGATTGATTTGTTCAGAGTAGGGACGAACAATACTAGATCTTTGTAAATATTCAATACACTAATATTCTCAAACTCATTCGTTACTATTATTATGCCAGTCTGTTTTAGAAACCGACATAAAACTCACATAAGGCAAGCCTAATTGACTTCACAATCAATGAACAATGTATTATTCTTAATATGGATTTCcagtaattaaaaacaaagcattttccTTGGATTATATGAACATATGCAAATGTATTTTAACAGTAACAGTAAAAACAAGCTTTATATACCTTCATGAGAGCTACAAATAGCTATGAAGAACCTGCTGACagtaaacaaatgaaaatgtgtCCCTTCTTTATGAAGTtatactttaaaattaaaatatatgctGTAGATCAAACAAGAGTGTTGCATGGTGGTTGCCTGAGTTAATCCAGATAaagtgcttgaaataaaataaaataaataaattcttctGATGTGCAATACAGTAAACTAGttgtagtttagacctaaatCTTCAGTCCCTATaacaaattagattttttaaagaataaagataaaaagtgattttggtCTGCTGGTTCAACTTATGACTGACTCTCATCAGACTTCTTCTTATAAGGTGAGGCACCAAGGTACAATCATATATTCTACCAATAAGGATCCATAGGTGGAGAggtttaacctcctgagacctgagcttttgtttggaaagcaTTTGTAGTTTCTCCAATGTATTTGAGataagtaggacctgataagttttAAACCTCAGACTTGCATGAGACAGaccacaacaaacacaccattcccaatGTAAAGAATGTTGGCGGCAACATCATAAGGTGGGtatgcttcttagcagccagccctggaaggcttgtaaaggtagagggtaaaattaatatagaaaaatcctggaggacaatcttattcagtctgacagacCAACGGCTTGGGAGTAGATTTGTTTTTCAGCATGACAATGATCCAAAGCATTCAGCaaaagctacaaagaaatggtttaaagacaacagggtgaatgttctggagtggatGAATCAAGTCATCAGCccaatggagaatttgtggctgcaCTAGAAAAGGTCTGTTCATGCCCAATtccgtgcaacctgacagagcttgagcaattttgcaaagaatggagtacagatgtgcaaacctgattgagacctatctacacagactcactgctgtgattgcagccataGTGACTCTGCTAAAAACTGACCTGAAGGGGTGAGGCTTGCCTTCCTTTGAAaggaatatgttttttaaactcaaatttaccccaaaacttccaatgaaattctccaaaatgtaaaaatatggccaaaattttaatgaaaatttctATGTATGAGAATTTCATATAACAAAAACTCCagtggacattctggacaattatttttaaaaaaaatctaactgcAGGAATGATTACTTTTTTGcaggaaagccaaaatgcatTGTCCTCAACTGTACATGCAGGAGGTCAATATTGATTTTAGTTGTTATCAGCCCTTTTGACAAGCATGGTCATCAGCAAATGATGGAGGCATGAACCATTGTCAGAAGCAGATATTTATCTGGTGTGTTGTAGTAATTTAATGCTGGCATCCTGTACACCTAGACGGTGATTCAGAGAAGAGATTATAAAAGGTCTCAGTTAAAGACAGATGTTGATACAGATGCTCTAAGATAACGCTTTAGCAGTCGGATGATACCAATGGTTTTGTCCATGATTTCTATTGGTGCAAGACTCCAACAGTGCAGACATTTTCTCTCGTGTTCTACTACAGTCAGTCTGTCAAACAGGTCAAATCTCTTCTCTAAATCAGCTGCTAAGTATAGTGAATGTCAGCATCAttgataaaacaaaacaaatatctGCTTCATGCCCACATCGTGcagatggctgatgtttgtcaaaacAGACGATACTGGCCAAAAccaatgttaaactgatgcatctagGATCCCTACTTTAAAACAACTCGGTGactggataaacgttctgtctgtcacatctttacaggccaataagagtaacaaaacacgtgacacaGCCCCTACTGAGCTGCTTtggtaaactccatagagaactgcataacgccatgaaccatggcgactgtagacatgtcagtacacgacttttgtcgtttttgaaaaaaaaaaaacaactcactgctgttctttgttcttcttttaacgaagaaatgccgtaaagttctgataaaactggcgctttagcagcatccacgctaatctcttccaccattattgcaccggcctcttgttgccgcTTGCTTATGTTACGACTCTGCCACaaccaaaagtactgcccctcgacgctgattggtcctgtcactttctaactgggcccaaacggttcagatgggagctttgcaaaatggattcgcctgtgagaaacacggaaacgggtttatccatctgctttgcaaggttaatttaGCATATGTTGATGCTACAGGTAAACATTTATGAGGCACAATTTCTGAACAAGTAAGACACTTTGGTTATCatacacagttttattttgacaattCTACTttagagaaaaaagtaaaagttatgagatgttGATTCTAAAGAGAAAGATAACTATACAATTATATCACAAAAAAGCTGATTAAAGATCATGCAATTAGCAGAACATACtcaaagaatggaaaaaaaattatagcatatttacagaaagaaaaaatatttatatatacttTACATCTGTACACAAGACCTTATCGTTGTCAACATCATGTAAATGGGTATATTTCCAATTGCATAGAACTGAAGATTCCAGCACATTGTTGTGGCTTTAATAGCGAACAGACTGTTGTTATACGTTCATGACTGGAGTTAACTGTAGCAGTGAGCTCTGTGGTCGAATGGTGCTGCTCTTTGAATGCAGTTTCTCCAAGTTTTGTAAAAAGCCTCTTCTCTTGAGACCCTCCA is a window of Cheilinus undulatus linkage group 6, ASM1832078v1, whole genome shotgun sequence DNA encoding:
- the si:ch211-198a12.6 gene encoding zinc finger protein 883; amino-acid sequence: MAESETECDTPGLDTLGSECVIAHSHVDLHYGAETEIMTEEKRGLELEIHGSDLKIQGLGEGLGAVACVDAIVAETDHDYIKVEHGEMHCFTGAEIKTSGSEALLGEVLLKTESEHVVKVESDHGGELTVESENGVIIHEAHGLQCNECGEIFGSIADLHQHFEIHKDLNPYICVHCGESFAVEASLKQHMKIHMKEKPYVPPGVEIMGKDVIDAFSLKSHQMIHLPDKPHRCSECGKSFAAAITLREHMKMHSEDKPYKCTQCRKSFVRRRHLKKHQEVHAREKPYTCGQCGKGFATTSNLKQHQKTHAAVVLGDKPHRCAQCGKCFAAAATLREHQRIHSGEKPYKCNMCRKSFVRKRHLKKHQQVHAGGKPYTCRHCNKGFNHSSSLSRHHKTHLQNPVFSPPQPGKTLTYGTPPKQRVHQQGDKPYMCHHCDKGFNHSSSLSRHQRVHSEGKSYTCAHCGKRFNHSSSLARHQRVHLENKQQQQQPQPPQPPPQQYTTIPTPKGFPNNAFPKQRILSVEKPYRCSQCGKGFNHSSSLSRHHRIHVDQ